The Methylomonas montana genome has a window encoding:
- a CDS encoding cysteine desulfurase — MSKFPIEQIRADFPILGEKIRNKPLVYLDNAASCQKPQAVIDSIVHTYSHEYANIHRGVHTLSVKATDRFEGAREKVRAFINAASTKEIIFVRGATEAINLVAQSYGKSQLRAGDEIVISAMEHHANIVPWQMLCQQIGTVLKVAPMNQAGELLFDEFEQLLNSNTKLVAITHMSNALGTINPVENIIAAAHAKNIPVMLDGAQATPHMAVDVRALDCDFYVFSGHKLYGPSGTGVLYGKQALLEAMPPYQGGGDMIRQVTFAKTEYAGLPQKFEAGTPAIAEIIGLGAAIDYVTAIGMDNIAAYEAELLEYATEQAQQIKGLNIVGQAAHKGGILSFTLDHIHPHDIGTMLDSLGIAIRAGHHCAMPVMDFYGVPATARASFAMYNTRQEIDVLMQGIKSLIEVFG, encoded by the coding sequence ATGAGCAAATTTCCAATAGAACAAATCCGCGCCGATTTCCCGATCCTTGGCGAGAAAATCCGTAACAAGCCTTTGGTTTATTTGGATAACGCCGCCAGTTGCCAGAAGCCGCAAGCGGTGATCGACAGCATCGTGCATACCTATAGTCATGAATACGCCAACATCCATCGCGGCGTGCATACGCTAAGTGTCAAGGCCACCGACAGGTTTGAAGGCGCGCGGGAAAAGGTCAGGGCGTTCATTAATGCCGCCAGCACTAAGGAGATCATCTTCGTGCGCGGGGCGACCGAAGCGATCAATCTGGTCGCACAAAGCTATGGTAAATCGCAATTAAGGGCCGGCGATGAAATCGTGATCAGCGCGATGGAGCATCACGCCAATATCGTGCCCTGGCAGATGCTTTGCCAGCAGATCGGTACGGTGTTGAAAGTGGCGCCGATGAATCAAGCAGGCGAACTGCTTTTCGATGAGTTTGAACAACTGCTGAACAGTAACACCAAACTGGTGGCAATCACTCATATGTCCAATGCGCTGGGTACTATTAATCCGGTGGAAAACATTATTGCCGCGGCCCATGCCAAAAATATTCCCGTGATGCTGGACGGCGCCCAAGCAACGCCGCATATGGCAGTCGATGTGCGGGCTTTGGATTGCGATTTTTACGTGTTTTCCGGGCACAAGCTCTACGGACCGTCCGGCACTGGTGTGTTGTACGGCAAGCAGGCCTTGCTGGAAGCGATGCCGCCATATCAGGGCGGCGGCGATATGATACGCCAGGTGACCTTCGCCAAGACCGAATACGCCGGCCTGCCGCAAAAATTTGAGGCCGGTACGCCGGCGATAGCCGAGATTATCGGTTTGGGCGCGGCGATCGATTACGTCACAGCCATCGGTATGGACAATATTGCTGCTTACGAAGCCGAATTGCTGGAATACGCGACAGAGCAAGCGCAGCAGATCAAAGGCTTAAATATCGTCGGTCAAGCCGCGCACAAGGGCGGCATCTTGTCGTTCACGTTGGATCATATTCATCCACATGATATCGGTACCATGCTGGACAGTTTGGGTATTGCTATTCGCGCCGGTCATCATTGCGCGATGCCGGTGATGGACTTTTACGGCGTGCCGGCGACGGCGCGTGCCTCGTTTGCCATGTACAATACCCGTCAAGAAATCGATGTATTGATGCAAGGCATCAAATCCTTAATAGAGGTGTTTGGCTAA
- a CDS encoding flavin reductase family protein, with product MSVEAKQFKNALKLWASGVTVVTTQGRDNQPRGMTATAFSSVSLEPPQILVCLNQSTDTGAALLESRRFAVNILTNAQEDVSNQFAGSTTQEQRFASIAWQAGENGAPILTDALAALECRVVQQIQAGSHWVIIGEVEDVVCREGDPLLYYHSAYRAVAAQD from the coding sequence ATGAGTGTTGAAGCCAAACAATTTAAAAATGCCCTTAAATTATGGGCCAGCGGCGTGACGGTGGTGACCACTCAAGGTCGCGACAATCAGCCTAGGGGCATGACCGCAACGGCGTTTAGCAGTGTGTCGCTGGAGCCGCCGCAAATTTTGGTGTGTCTGAATCAATCGACCGATACCGGTGCGGCCTTGCTGGAAAGCCGCCGTTTTGCGGTGAATATTTTGACCAATGCACAAGAAGACGTCTCCAATCAATTTGCCGGCAGCACCACACAGGAGCAGCGTTTTGCCAGTATCGCTTGGCAAGCAGGTGAAAACGGCGCGCCGATTTTGACTGACGCTCTGGCTGCGTTGGAATGTCGGGTCGTGCAACAAATCCAGGCCGGTAGCCATTGGGTGATTATCGGCGAAGTCGAGGATGTGGTTTGCCGGGAAGGCGATCCTTTGCTTTATTAT
- the lgt gene encoding prolipoprotein diacylglyceryl transferase, giving the protein MEHFIWNIDPILVDFGALKIRWYGLMFASGFVGSFLTMQWIYQREGKNIEELDTLLWYMVIATIVGARLGHTLLYDPAYYLSHPLKILAIWEGGLASHGATLGIILALYLYRRKYGDSYFWLLDRVSIPTALAGALIRIGNFFNSEILGIPSEQPWAVVFSRIDPLPRHPVQLYEAAFYLLIYLVSLGIYKKHADKPGFVFGCFISMLFSVRFFLEYFKTEQAMYDTGVMFTTGQLLSVPFVLAGIGCIVWSLKNHPSKSVA; this is encoded by the coding sequence ATGGAACACTTCATCTGGAATATAGACCCCATTCTTGTCGATTTCGGCGCGTTGAAAATCCGCTGGTATGGCTTGATGTTTGCGTCGGGTTTTGTCGGCAGTTTTTTAACGATGCAATGGATTTACCAGCGCGAAGGCAAGAACATCGAAGAACTGGATACCTTGCTTTGGTATATGGTAATAGCGACCATCGTCGGCGCCCGTCTCGGCCATACCTTGCTCTACGATCCCGCATATTATTTGTCGCATCCTTTGAAGATTTTGGCGATATGGGAAGGCGGCCTGGCCAGTCACGGCGCAACGCTGGGTATCATTCTGGCTTTGTATTTATACCGACGCAAATACGGTGATAGCTATTTCTGGTTGTTGGATCGAGTCAGTATTCCGACCGCGTTGGCCGGTGCGCTGATACGGATCGGCAATTTTTTCAATTCCGAGATTTTAGGGATACCCTCCGAGCAGCCCTGGGCTGTGGTGTTTTCCAGGATCGACCCGCTGCCACGCCATCCGGTGCAGCTTTACGAAGCGGCTTTTTATTTGTTGATTTACCTGGTTTCGTTGGGAATTTATAAAAAACATGCCGATAAACCGGGTTTCGTGTTCGGCTGCTTCATCAGCATGCTGTTCAGCGTGCGTTTTTTCCTGGAATACTTCAAAACCGAGCAAGCCATGTATGACACCGGCGTGATGTTTACCACCGGTCAGTTACTCAGCGTGCCGTTCGTGCTGGCGGGTATTGGTTGCATCGTCTGGTCATTGAAAAACCACCCGAGCAAGTCGGTTGCGTAA
- a CDS encoding DUF4160 domain-containing protein: MVSLHIYIFSMKKQWRNFWLKPVVYARSSGFSAHELTTLSKLVSENQQTLLEAWNEFFSR, from the coding sequence ATGGTGAGCCTGCACATATACATATTCAGTATGAAAAAGCAGTGGCGAAATTTTTGGCTTAAACCGGTTGTCTACGCGCGGAGTAGCGGGTTTTCCGCACATGAATTGACTACGCTAAGTAAACTGGTGTCTGAAAATCAGCAAACATTATTGGAGGCCTGGAATGAGTTCTTTAGCCGTTGA
- a CDS encoding DUF2442 domain-containing protein, producing MSSLAVEIPRACSVNCTDQELIVFLADGRNLSVPIVWFPRLAKADAKQRADFEILGDGEGIHWPQIDEDISVFGLIAGKPSIEFED from the coding sequence ATGAGTTCTTTAGCCGTTGAAATTCCTAGAGCTTGTTCGGTCAATTGTACCGATCAAGAGTTAATCGTTTTTCTCGCCGATGGCAGAAATCTTTCGGTTCCCATCGTCTGGTTTCCCCGTTTAGCCAAAGCCGATGCTAAGCAAAGAGCGGATTTTGAAATATTGGGCGATGGTGAGGGTATACACTGGCCGCAAATTGATGAGGATATTTCTGTGTTTGGGCTGATTGCAGGAAAACCATCTATCGAATTTGAAGATTAA
- a CDS encoding non-heme iron oxygenase ferredoxin subunit — protein MTDWIDAVAEAALANGEHVVVDVDGTDVAIFKIDGQCYAIEDVCSHDGAEIASGELDGDEIVCPRHGARFCVKTGAVKCAPAYEDVATFPVRIVEGRIQVSDQR, from the coding sequence ATGACGGATTGGATTGATGCGGTTGCGGAAGCGGCGTTGGCAAACGGCGAGCACGTGGTCGTCGATGTCGATGGCACCGATGTCGCTATTTTTAAAATCGATGGTCAGTGTTACGCGATTGAGGATGTTTGTTCTCACGACGGTGCCGAAATCGCCAGTGGTGAACTCGACGGCGATGAAATCGTCTGTCCGCGTCACGGCGCCAGGTTTTGCGTCAAGACCGGCGCAGTCAAATGCGCACCAGCCTATGAAGATGTCGCCACGTTTCCGGTACGGATAGTCGAAGGCAGGATTCAAGTATCCGATCAACGATGA
- a CDS encoding NYN domain-containing protein: MKFSDTKRFALLIDADNAQAKAIDAVLTEAARYGDTTSRRCYGDWTNTQLKSWKEALNKHAIQPIQQFAYTVGKNATDSALIIDAMDLLYTGKFNGFFLVSSDSDFTKLATRIRESGLEVIGIGRRSTPEPFRAACNKFIFTETIMEDEPSLPEVSLATDKILNQSTINKLAEESKLAGKAESYSVSNSSTSDHDALKKLIKDAIESASEEDGWANLGGVGSYIPRVDSSFDPRNYGFSKLGKLITSLDYVKG, translated from the coding sequence ATGAAATTTTCTGACACCAAACGCTTCGCTCTGTTGATCGATGCCGATAATGCACAAGCCAAAGCAATAGATGCCGTGCTAACGGAAGCTGCTCGGTATGGTGATACGACTTCAAGACGATGTTACGGCGACTGGACCAATACACAACTGAAGTCTTGGAAAGAGGCATTAAACAAGCACGCCATTCAGCCGATCCAGCAATTCGCCTATACCGTTGGCAAGAATGCCACAGATTCTGCTTTGATTATTGATGCGATGGATTTGTTGTATACCGGGAAATTTAACGGATTTTTTCTGGTATCAAGTGATAGCGACTTCACTAAATTAGCTACACGCATTAGAGAATCAGGACTTGAGGTCATAGGAATTGGTCGTAGAAGTACCCCAGAACCATTTCGAGCCGCGTGTAACAAATTTATTTTTACCGAAACCATTATGGAAGATGAACCTTCTTTACCCGAAGTTTCTTTGGCTACTGATAAAATATTGAATCAAAGCACTATTAATAAATTAGCTGAAGAATCGAAACTAGCCGGAAAAGCGGAATCATATAGCGTTTCGAATTCATCAACTTCTGATCATGATGCTCTGAAAAAGCTAATTAAAGATGCTATTGAATCAGCCTCTGAGGAAGATGGATGGGCAAATTTGGGTGGTGTTGGTAGCTATATTCCGAGAGTTGATAGTTCATTTGATCCGAGAAATTACGGATTCAGTAAACTAGGAAAGTTAATAACCTCGCTAGATTATGTAAAAGGTTGA
- a CDS encoding class I SAM-dependent methyltransferase, which produces MPTLFEHGAVVYADDSALSASQALAERLRWPLLDLQSLPSELPQAFFLCYREGCLKLLDRQTLKKGGLAVDVEPRPGEQHSYPAPKKDLLAQAIGKKTKTVIDATTGWAQDSLALFRMGYDVQCIERSPVMAELIQNGFQRLAEKDWVVNRQLQPPTLLVGNAIELLAGLSEVPECIYLDPMFPPKRKQTAATRKSMAILRDILGDDLDRADLFAAAWQAAGKRVVLKSPDYAEPMGGKPSESYHGKLLRYDVYLK; this is translated from the coding sequence GTGCCAACTTTGTTCGAACATGGCGCCGTAGTTTATGCGGATGACTCGGCGCTATCCGCCAGTCAAGCGCTTGCCGAGCGGTTACGGTGGCCGCTATTGGACTTGCAGAGCTTACCCTCAGAATTGCCACAAGCGTTCTTCCTCTGTTACCGGGAGGGTTGTCTCAAGTTGTTGGATAGACAAACCTTGAAAAAAGGCGGTTTGGCGGTGGATGTCGAACCGCGTCCCGGCGAGCAGCATTCCTATCCAGCCCCCAAAAAAGATTTGTTAGCGCAGGCGATTGGCAAGAAAACCAAAACTGTGATCGATGCCACGACGGGCTGGGCGCAGGATAGTCTGGCTCTGTTTCGGATGGGGTATGACGTGCAGTGTATCGAGCGCTCGCCGGTGATGGCCGAACTGATTCAAAATGGTTTTCAGCGTCTGGCGGAGAAAGACTGGGTGGTAAACCGACAGTTACAACCTCCGACATTGTTGGTCGGTAACGCCATCGAATTGCTGGCCGGTTTGTCGGAAGTGCCGGAATGCATTTATCTGGACCCGATGTTTCCTCCCAAACGCAAACAAACGGCGGCGACGCGTAAATCGATGGCGATATTGCGCGATATTTTGGGGGACGACTTGGATCGGGCTGACTTATTTGCAGCAGCATGGCAGGCGGCCGGTAAGCGAGTGGTGCTGAAAAGCCCGGATTACGCCGAACCGATGGGCGGCAAGCCCAGCGAAAGCTATCATGGCAAATTGCTCAGATACGACGTTTATCTGAAATGA
- the sufU gene encoding Fe-S cluster assembly sulfur transfer protein SufU translates to MFEDLRDLYQEVIFDHNRNPRNFRVMENANRQVEGFNPLCGDRLTLYLKIDDHVINDASFQGSGCAISTASVSLMTEIVKGKTEAEADALFKQFHEMTTGQSEEINLEAVGKLAVLAGVREYPARVKCATLAWHTLDAALKNEAQSISTE, encoded by the coding sequence ATGTTTGAAGATTTACGCGATCTGTATCAGGAAGTGATATTCGATCACAACCGCAATCCCCGTAATTTTCGGGTAATGGAAAATGCCAATCGGCAGGTGGAAGGCTTTAACCCGCTATGCGGTGATCGGCTGACGCTGTATTTGAAAATCGACGATCACGTGATCAACGATGCCAGTTTCCAAGGTTCCGGCTGCGCGATTTCCACCGCGTCGGTGTCTCTGATGACCGAAATCGTCAAAGGCAAGACCGAAGCCGAGGCCGATGCTTTGTTCAAGCAATTCCACGAAATGACCACAGGTCAATCCGAGGAAATCAACTTGGAAGCGGTCGGTAAACTGGCGGTATTGGCCGGCGTCCGTGAATATCCAGCGCGGGTGAAATGCGCGACGCTAGCTTGGCACACGCTGGATGCAGCCTTAAAAAACGAAGCCCAGTCGATTTCTACCGAGTAA
- the prfB gene encoding peptide chain release factor 2, with protein sequence MQEINPIKYKIADLRERSAGLKSYLDFDTKSERLVEVLRELEDPAIWNKPEQAQAMGKERAMLEGIVNTILELEQGLSDAEELLLMAVEEDDEETVDTVAADLEQYEKQVAGLEFQRMFAGEMDANNAFLDIQSGSGGTEAQDWASMIERMYLRWGEAKGFKTELIEESPGDVAGIKSATIKFEGPYAFGWLRTETGVHRLVRKSPFDSGNRRHTSFASVFVSPEIDDDIEVDINPADLRIDVYRASGAGGQHVNRTESAVRITHNPSGIVTQCQSDRSQHKNKDTAMKQLKAKLYEMEMLKRNEGLQAIEDSKSDIGWGSQIRSYVLDQSRIKDLRTNVETGNTQAVLDGALDQFIEASLKSGL encoded by the coding sequence ATGCAAGAAATTAATCCGATTAAATACAAGATAGCCGACCTGCGCGAACGTAGCGCCGGGCTTAAAAGCTATCTGGATTTCGACACGAAAAGCGAGCGCTTGGTGGAAGTACTGCGCGAGTTGGAAGATCCGGCGATCTGGAATAAGCCGGAACAAGCGCAGGCCATGGGCAAGGAGCGGGCGATGCTGGAAGGCATCGTCAACACCATCCTGGAATTGGAACAAGGCCTGTCCGACGCAGAAGAGTTGCTGCTGATGGCGGTGGAAGAAGACGACGAAGAAACCGTCGATACCGTTGCCGCCGATCTGGAACAATACGAAAAACAAGTGGCCGGCTTGGAGTTTCAACGCATGTTTGCCGGCGAAATGGATGCCAACAACGCATTTTTGGATATTCAGTCCGGTTCCGGCGGTACGGAAGCGCAAGACTGGGCATCAATGATCGAACGGATGTATTTGCGCTGGGGCGAGGCCAAGGGCTTCAAGACCGAGTTAATCGAAGAGTCGCCGGGCGACGTGGCCGGCATCAAGAGCGCCACCATCAAATTCGAAGGGCCGTATGCCTTCGGCTGGCTGCGTACCGAAACCGGCGTGCATCGCTTAGTGCGTAAATCGCCATTCGATTCCGGCAACCGCCGCCACACCTCGTTTGCCTCGGTGTTCGTCTCGCCGGAAATCGACGACGACATCGAAGTCGACATCAACCCGGCCGATTTGCGGATAGACGTTTACCGCGCCAGTGGTGCCGGTGGTCAGCACGTCAATAGAACCGAATCGGCGGTGCGGATTACCCATAACCCCAGCGGCATCGTCACCCAATGCCAAAGCGACCGCTCGCAACACAAGAACAAAGACACCGCGATGAAGCAGCTGAAAGCCAAGCTCTACGAGATGGAAATGCTGAAACGCAACGAAGGTTTGCAGGCGATTGAAGACTCCAAATCCGACATCGGCTGGGGCAGCCAGATTCGTTCCTATGTGCTGGATCAATCCCGCATCAAGGACCTGCGCACCAACGTCGAAACCGGCAACACCCAGGCGGTGTTGGATGGGGCGCTGGATCAGTTTATTGAGGCTAGTTTGAAGAGCGGGTTGTAA
- the lysS gene encoding lysine--tRNA ligase: MSELEHDEQEQIKQRREKLNALREEGTAFPTDFRRNVVAGELLAEYGEKPEEELVAEPIRVKIAGRMMTRRIMGKASFCHLQDMSGQIQVYVARDNLPEGVYNDQFKKWDIGDILGAEGVLFKTKTGELSVKVDDIRLLTKALRPLPEKFHGIADQEIKYRQRYLDLIMSDETRKTFLMRSKIVNYIREFLIARDFLEVETPMMQVIPGGATARPFTTFHNALDMELYLRIAPELYLKRLVVGGFERVFEINRNFRNEGLSTRHNPEFTMMEFYQAYAEYGDLMDLTEALLKGIAEDVVGNSIIEYQGDQYDFGKPFARMTVLESILHFNPELTLADLSTREAAVKVAENLKIPVKDGYGLGKVQIEIFEKTVEHRLMNPTFITAYPVEVSPLARRNDNDPHVTDRFEFFVGGREIANGFTELNDAEDQAERFQKQVEEKEAGDNEAMHFDADYITALEHGMPPTAGEGIGIDRLVMLFTNSPSIRDVLLFPHMRPKN; encoded by the coding sequence ATGTCAGAACTCGAACACGACGAACAAGAACAGATCAAACAACGCCGCGAAAAACTTAACGCCTTGCGCGAAGAGGGCACCGCTTTCCCGACCGATTTTCGTCGCAATGTGGTAGCTGGTGAATTGCTGGCTGAATACGGCGAAAAGCCTGAAGAGGAATTGGTTGCCGAGCCGATTCGGGTGAAGATCGCCGGGAGGATGATGACCCGCCGCATCATGGGCAAAGCCAGTTTTTGCCATTTGCAGGACATGTCGGGGCAGATTCAGGTTTACGTGGCTCGCGACAATCTGCCGGAAGGCGTTTACAACGATCAGTTCAAGAAGTGGGACATCGGCGACATCCTGGGAGCCGAAGGCGTTTTGTTCAAGACCAAGACCGGCGAACTGAGCGTCAAAGTCGATGACATACGCTTGCTGACCAAGGCGCTCAGGCCTTTGCCGGAAAAATTCCATGGTATCGCCGATCAGGAGATCAAATACCGCCAGCGCTATCTGGATTTGATCATGAGCGACGAGACGCGCAAGACCTTCCTGATGCGTTCCAAGATCGTCAACTACATCCGTGAATTTCTGATCGCTCGCGATTTCCTGGAAGTGGAAACGCCGATGATGCAGGTTATCCCCGGCGGCGCCACCGCCCGGCCGTTTACCACCTTCCACAATGCGCTGGATATGGAATTGTATCTGCGCATCGCGCCGGAACTGTATCTGAAACGCTTGGTGGTCGGCGGTTTCGAGCGGGTGTTCGAGATCAACCGTAACTTCCGCAACGAAGGCCTATCGACCCGTCATAACCCCGAATTTACGATGATGGAATTCTATCAAGCCTATGCCGAATATGGCGACTTGATGGATTTGACCGAAGCTTTGCTGAAAGGTATAGCAGAAGATGTCGTCGGTAATAGCATCATCGAATACCAGGGCGACCAATACGATTTCGGCAAGCCGTTCGCGCGGATGACGGTGCTGGAATCCATTCTGCATTTCAATCCCGAACTGACGCTGGCCGACCTGAGCACGCGCGAAGCGGCCGTCAAAGTCGCCGAAAATCTGAAAATTCCTGTCAAGGACGGCTACGGTTTGGGCAAGGTGCAGATCGAGATTTTCGAAAAAACCGTCGAACATCGTTTGATGAACCCGACCTTCATCACTGCCTATCCGGTGGAAGTGTCGCCACTGGCGCGCCGTAACGACAACGATCCGCATGTCACCGATCGTTTCGAGTTTTTCGTCGGTGGCCGTGAGATCGCCAACGGCTTTACCGAGTTGAACGATGCCGAAGATCAGGCCGAACGCTTTCAAAAACAAGTGGAAGAAAAAGAAGCCGGCGACAACGAAGCGATGCATTTCGATGCCGATTACATCACGGCGCTGGAACACGGCATGCCGCCGACCGCTGGCGAGGGTATCGGTATCGACCGCTTGGTGATGCTGTTCACCAATTCGCCCAGCATTCGCGACGTGTTGCTGTTTCCGCATATGCGCCCAAAAAATTAA